GCCTTTCTTGGTCTGGGCGTCCCGGTTCTGCAGCTCGTTGTTCATCTGGTACTGGGCGTCGTTGTACTTCAGGTCCTCGACGTCCTGGATGATGTCGTGGATCTGGTCCATGGTGATGCGGGTCAGGCCGAAGTTGCGGATCTCCATGTCGGTGGAGTTGGGCGGGCAGTCGATGCTGCACAGACCCAAGGCGTTTTCCGGGACGATGGGCAGCTTCGGGAAATCCGCCGGAGCCCCTTCCAGCCGTTTGATCTCGGTGGTGGTGGCGTAAACGATGTCGCGGCGGCCGAGGTAATAGTCGTAGTCCAGGCTGCAGTTGGAGCCGTTCACCGGCTGGTCGCCGAGGCTGCCGCGCCCGAAGTTGATCACGTTGAGGTTGCCCAGCTCGAGCTGCACCGGCGACATGGTGAGTCCGGCCGTGTTGGTGGCCGGAGGCGAAGCGGTGCCGATCTCATCGACGCCGTCGTCGACGTAGGAGAGCGCCTCGCTGCCCAGCTCCATCAGGCGCTTGTAGTCGGTGCGTGCGCCATTGGTGGCGGCCCGGTAGACGCGATAGCCGGTCGCGCCGCTGACCGGCAGCCAGGAGAGCTTGTTCATCTCACCGGCAGCGGTGGCCCGGGCAATGACCGCAGCGGCGTTGAAGGCCGTCTCGCCGGTGGCGTTGTAGGCGGTCACCAGATAGAAATAGTTTCCGGCCGCCGGATGGTTGGCCTGCCCAAACCAGCCGCTGTCCACATAGTCGGTGCCCTTGACCATCTGCTTGGTGTAGGTCCAGCGCACCGTGTAGGTGGTGCCGATGGCCGGTTCGTTTCCGGAGCCGAGCCAGTCGACATGGTTGCCCGACTGCTGCCAGTCCACGCCCTCCTGGAAGATGGTCGCCCCCTGGCTGACCTCGAGGATGTCCACCACGGGATTGGGATCGAGAAGGTCTTCGCCGCCGCCCACCGAGCCGCGAGTAACGTTGCGGGTGATCTCGACGATGGCTTCCACCTGGGTCGTCTCCTTGAGCGGCGTGGAGTTGACCGGATAGCGGCGCTTGTTGATGTCGAAGGTCTTCTGCTCCCCGCGCACCGACTTGGTGGCGATGGATTTGGGCACCAGGGTCGAGGTAGGCAGATCGCGCTGATGCCGGAAACCCTGGATGTAGGCGCGCCCGGCGTTGGTGATCGCCTCCACACTGTCGTCGTCAACGCCGCCGATAAAGGTGTCGAAGCCACGCACCAGATAGCTTCCGGCCTGGTCGAAGGTGCGCTCGGCCAGATTCTGAATCAGGGAATTGAGCCCCTCGGCGGCAGCGAAGGAGAGCTGATCCTCGGTGATCGAGGAGACGGTGATCCGACTGCCCGGCAGCGTGCCCAGCAGATCCCGCAGGTAGAGGTTGGACTTCTCCTGCACCGTGGGCGTGACGTCGCCGCTCTCGCGGTCGAACTTGTAGATCGGGATCACCCGACGCTCGGCCACGTTGTTCGGCAGCGTCTGGCCGCTGGTATCCGTCGCCTTGAGAGAAAGAACCCATTTTTCCCGTTCGGCGGTGGGCTCGCCGGTGGCCGGATTGATCAGGGCCGGGTCCTGGGTGTAGCCGTAGTTGTACTTCAGCAGCTCCACATAGACGTAATCGGCCCCGCTGGTGGTGGCCGGATCATAGGTCAGGGTCGCGCCGCTCACCTGTTCCAGATGGCCGTCGATGTAGACCACGCCCGGAGCCAGGGTCAGGACGTTGGCGGCCGCGCTGACCTCGAGGCCCATGATGATGGAGCCTTCCTTGAACAGGATGTCGGCGATCTTGCGCCGCTCCAGGTTGATGATGTCCTGCTGCTCATTGAGTTCGGAATCCAACAGGTCGCGATCCTGATGATAACGGATGCGCTTGTAATTCTTGGTCGGGTCGAATGTCTCGCGTGAGATACTCATGTTTGAATCCTCCAGTTAGATCTTGATGATCCCGACCAGCTCCACGCGGGTGTCGGAAATCTTGTTGAAGTCGGGAATGTTCTTCACCTCGTACAGGTAGCCCGGGCGCAGCACCTCGCCGGTCGGATTGGTGTCCTGATGGAACACGCCGCCCATGGCGAGATCCCCGGTGACGCTTTGCACGTACTGCACGTCGCCGCCGAAGAAGCCGTATTCGCGGATGGTGATGCCGTTGGCCTCGGCCTCGTCGAAGCGAAAGAAAATGCCGATGGTGTTGGTCTCCTCGCCGGTTTCCAGGTAGCGCACGCCGTTGACCAGCAGCGCCCCTTCGGCGTCCTCCTTGAGGAAGGTCCGCTTGTAGTAGCGCTTGCGGGCGCGTTCGTTTCTGAGCCCGGTCTGACCGATGTCCGGCGCGGGCGGATTCTGCGGGTCGCTAAAACTGGCATCCCCGTCGCCGATGGCGCAGTGGGTGATGCCGTCCACGGCCTGGCCGAGGAGGAGTTTGGCCGTCAGTATCCGGCCGGTTTTGACGATGAGTCCCAGTGCCATTGCTGTTCTCCTTTAGGTCTGAATTTCGTGGTCTTGATCGATGAGCACCGCGAACAGGATCTGGCGCGTGTCGGCCAGCAGCCCGGCCGGGATCGCGATGCGCTGAACGGTGTCGGAGCGGCTGATGTGTGCGCCGGATGTCCGGACGCTGGTGTCGATACTCCGCAGCCAGGGGCGCGTCACCCGCACCGCCGCGTCAACATCGACGCCCAGACGGCCATGGACGACGAGCCACAGGTCGGCGCTCCGGTTCAGGCGGTTGTTCACGCGAAGCGCGAGGTCGGATCCACCAGAGAGCCGATGGGCGACCCGCACTGCGCTGTCGCCCCGGACCATCACCGTGCGCCTAGCAGGTGCCCCGGAAAACAGCTCGAAAAGCGCTCCGGGTTGCGCCGCTCCAATGGAGAGCAGTTCCGGCAGCCGCGTGCCTCTGCGGGTGGTGATGGATGCCAGTTGTCCCTTATGCACGGCCACGGCGAATCCTCCCGCTGAGCTTGAGCGCCTGGCCCCGGTTCATGGACATAAGCGTTTCCGGACGACGCTGGCCGGTGATCGTGCTGATGGGTTTGAGCTTTCCGCTATGTGTTGCCATGGGGTTATTCCTTCACCGCGCACCAGCCGCCGGTGGTCAGGTTGAACACGCGGTAGCTGTCCGTTCCGATTTGAATGGTGTCTTCCGAGGCGACGTTGCCGCCGCCCACGGAGAAGATCTCGATGAGTTCGCCACGAAGTTCCTGGTAGGCAGCGGAACCGGACATCGAGGCGAGCCAGGGAAAAAGGATGGTGGTGCCGTAGCGCATCTCCGGATCGGTTTCGCCCTGGAGACCGCCATTGGCCGCACCGCAACGACCCTGCTGGCCGGACGCGGAAGTCCAGCCGTCGAACTTGTTCACGGCGTAGAAGGTGCCCGGCGCGTTGTAGTAACTGTTGACGACCGGCTGCGGGTCCTCGCCGATCTTGGCCCCCGAGGCGTAATCCCGAACGAGGGCCTCCACAGTAATGGTGTTCGGCGTGACGGCGGTGTCGATGGCGCTGACCCGCACGCGTTCGATGCCCGCGTCGTCCTTGATCACATAGTCCTGTCCGGGCGTGACCACGGTGGCGTCGTTGACCTGAAGCACCACGCCGCTTCCGGAGGTGACCGCCGCCTGCGTGAGCGCGATGGCCCCGGACCAGAACCGTTTCAGCAAGCCGCTGTAATGGCCGTAGTAAGTAGAGACGAGCTTGGTCACCACGAAAACGTGATCCAGGTCGGCGAACAGCCAGAAGATGAAGTCGGCGCTGTCCTCCACCCGCAGATAGGTGTAACTGGTGTGCGAAGCCTCGTTGACGCCGGTGTGGGCGGCCGCGTCCCAATACTGGAATGCGGCGACGTGAATCCGCCCGGAGGTGGTGCTGATACGGAACTGCAGATAGACGTCCTCAGCCCCGGATTCCCCGTGAGACTTGAAGACGAAATACGGCTGCGGGTCGGCCGACTGATCGTCATGCAGGGTCCAGCCGGTGGTGGTCACCAGAAAGGTCCGCAGTTGATTGAGCAGGTCGAGCCGACCGTGGGCGAGTCCTTGAATGCTGTGGTATGCCATGGCGGCCTCCTTAGAGAATCGGGTTTTCCGTGCCGGTCAGGCGCAGTTTGATGTCGAGTTTGTTTTGCACCGGCGTGCCCGGGAGCACGGTGCAGCGCCGCCAGAAAGACAGCGTCTGCGGGAAGGCCTTGTCACCGAGATTGAGCGGTGCGCCCTGAGTGGCGGTGTCGAGTCCGGCCTGGGTCAGGGCCAGGCGGTACCAGACCGATTCGTCAGTGCCGGTCTCATCAATGGGATCGAGCACCAGACCGGTGTAGTCGTAGCCGGAATAGACGGTCGACCCGACGTCGTGCGCGGCCGGAACAGTGTTGGCCACGCCCCGCTGCACGGTGAGATTGGCGGTGCCGCCGCCGCTTTCGACGAGCATCTGCTCGCCGTCGATGATGATGAGTTCGCCGTCGGCAAAGCACGGTTCGGCCAAGGCGATGGAGGTCTGCGCCGCGTCGATGGCCGAAGCAAGGCCCGTCTGCTCGTTGGCGACATAGAGTTGCCGATCCTTGATGTCGCCGTCGGTACCGTT
This sequence is a window from Desulfocurvus vexinensis DSM 17965. Protein-coding genes within it:
- a CDS encoding DUF4815 domain-containing protein: MSISRETFDPTKNYKRIRYHQDRDLLDSELNEQQDIINLERRKIADILFKEGSIIMGLEVSAAANVLTLAPGVVYIDGHLEQVSGATLTYDPATTSGADYVYVELLKYNYGYTQDPALINPATGEPTAEREKWVLSLKATDTSGQTLPNNVAERRVIPIYKFDRESGDVTPTVQEKSNLYLRDLLGTLPGSRITVSSITEDQLSFAAAEGLNSLIQNLAERTFDQAGSYLVRGFDTFIGGVDDDSVEAITNAGRAYIQGFRHQRDLPTSTLVPKSIATKSVRGEQKTFDINKRRYPVNSTPLKETTQVEAIVEITRNVTRGSVGGGEDLLDPNPVVDILEVSQGATIFQEGVDWQQSGNHVDWLGSGNEPAIGTTYTVRWTYTKQMVKGTDYVDSGWFGQANHPAAGNYFYLVTAYNATGETAFNAAAVIARATAAGEMNKLSWLPVSGATGYRVYRAATNGARTDYKRLMELGSEALSYVDDGVDEIGTASPPATNTAGLTMSPVQLELGNLNVINFGRGSLGDQPVNGSNCSLDYDYYLGRRDIVYATTTEIKRLEGAPADFPKLPIVPENALGLCSIDCPPNSTDMEIRNFGLTRITMDQIHDIIQDVEDLKYNDAQYQMNNELQNRDAQTKKGIYSDDFSNTAQSDIYHAEWDARVNEIARFVAPDRIPHSTVLSVDQAGSNASFFGSLALLPGNETVLVEQNDWSEERNINPYAVFDKPPAMLQITPNLGRRGQTGIAVTGINFTPSKSGIVLRCDGQVMASNLISDEAGRVSASFTIPTNARNGNRIVEMADGVYSARASLQINDPLVITRIERIIENRIIRVPVVQVVWRTQTIFVPRDPLAQTFSFTQNQVISSIGLQFTARDPSIPVTVQIRGVTTGLPNGVVFAEKVLAPNEISLSGETRIRFDDPFYAEANTSYSVVLLTNSTNYKVRTATLGKMGRWGIITRQTYMEGVLLESSNAETWTPLNGSDLAMKIYGYNFQSEGMIRFQPITGVQFSDINLDEYSAIPQGTGLDWEYSTDGGVTWDAMVPAEEERLPNLATRVQIRVRLSSSLSNDTPAINFRDVNLVGYLNKTTGAYLTRENELTQGVESTKAYVQMQIPSGTTLQWFASNDGGLTWEAMTIQDTRPIDENWTEYTLVRTFTDNTGNKVRYKAEMTGTPLIYPRIHSLGATLS